The genomic segment cctcttggCATAAATTCTGTTTGAAACCTCCtgctgtatttccccccccccccttttcagaccTTATTATAGATTTTAAAGTAGCGACTTCTTGACTACCTGCactaaattgattttttaaaaatattatccaTTTTAAACAGCCTTAATGTGTGATCTGATTCATTCTCAGGTCAGGCATGAAATGATGAACTTATTTTAGGAGAGGGCAAATGCTGGGAATGATGGAAAACTCATTTCACACATGCCCCTAATGACTCTAATAGTATTTATTTAAGAGCTACTGTGCTACCTTTGTagctgggatgccagcctccaggtgaaacctgaagttatcttggaattatagctcatcttcagactagagTCCAGATcacttgaagaaaatggatgctctggagggtggattctatgaaattgtaccccgctgaggtccctggcctccccaggcctcaTCAACAAATCTTCAGGAGCTTccaaacctggatctgacaatccTTCCCCCATCTCCCAGTGGCCAGGATGGACCTTACTTTGTACCGTCCCCTCCCCTCGGTATGTATACAAAGGCACTAAGCTCTGACTCCAAGTACAGTGAGAAGAGCAACCTGGTGGCTTCCATTAACAGAGGGTTGTCCAGGCCGTGGAAATGCAGCAAATCTAAGAGTTCTATAGCAggtaaggcaaaggtaaaggtatcccctgtgcaaacaccgggtcatgtctgacccttggggtgacgccctctagcgttttcatggcagactcaatacggggtggtttgccagtgccttccccagtcattaccgtttaccccccagcaagcaagctgagtactcagtttaccgacctcggaaggatggaaggctgagtcaaccttgagccggctgctgggattgaactcccagcctcatgggcagagcttcagactgcatgtatgctaccttaccactctgcaccacaagaggctcttttatagcAGGTAGAGGTAGGTAATTGGCTTTCTAATATCAGCTGGTTCCCAGGACCCAGCAGATTCTGGGTTTAGGTGATAGATTTTGATTCATACTTGTTGTAGTTCCCTATTTCCTCCAGCAACTTTGAGGACCACAAGAAACGAGGTCCAAATGAGTCACCTGCAAGGCTTCTACTGCAAACGGTGACACCAGATTACTGATAAATTCTGAATTTGTACCCACTGTTAGTGCTGTTTAGCCTGCATCACATTATTGTTGGCATTATTTGTAGGGTTAAATCTTGAATTGGATTGAACAGTCCCTCAACCAAACTTAGCTCaagagggtggttgtgaggataaaaatggggcTGGGAAAGGATTAGGGTTGACAGCATCCAGGCTAccttggagatctcttggaattacaactgatctccagaccatagagaccagttcacctggagaaaatggctgctttggagggtggactccatggtattaCATTATGCTGaggtgcctctccccccccaaccctgccccccctgagtctccaggaatttcttaagccagttggcaactctagaaagGATCCATGCCTGTCATGCTGAACTCCTTGAAGACAGACTAGGAaaaattaagggggggggcatttttatgCTCTTGGAacatggggcatttttttctgcTGATGCTTTAAACAAAACCCAAGTCTTCTAAGTATATAAAGCCTACCCCAAATACTCTTGGCCAGAGAGGAGAGGCATTAAATAAATACCAAGATGAAAATGGCACATGGGCTGCCTAGAGCAGAAGAAAACACCACTCCTTGGCCCAGCATGTGTGTGTTATATAAGAAGGAaaactggaagggagggggaacccaCAAAAGCTTTAAGAAGAGATAAAATCTTAATGTAGCTGCAGAACATTAGTCAGTCTTTCTTGTGGAAAGAGAAAATATGCCCGCTATTAGGCTGCTAGAGAAGCTAACCAGCTCTTATTTGTTTGTGTGTAATGTGCATAAACCCTTCTTTCTTCTCATAATGAAGATCCTATCTCTCCTGCAATAAACTTGTATGTCGCTGACGAACTCATCTTCACTGGTATAAAGCAAAGTTGTTTTCCTTTGTATTTAATTTcttctcagccttggctcctccttttctttttattCTACATTTGCGTGAATGAAACAGCTTTCTGCCAAAGCAGCAAATATACCTTCTCCATTAGTAGCTTTGCCCCACGGTTAGCTGATCCACACCAGGGTAAGCAAGGTGAGCTGGGGAACTGTCCTGCGATGTTGTAGCCAGCCCTGGACTTAGTTTAACACAGCCTTCCTCAATTTTTTAATCATtgggaaaccccggaaacattcttcaggcttcaagaaactctagaAATGCTGCGATTGTACAGAATATAGCtggaagcataggtgtgtacatgcccaaccaaggcccctccccttctcaccccctacaggcccatcattggccatttggggaggggaggcaggtcaacatgaccatgtatggtcatatcatccaataaatgtttaacaaattttaaaaatatataaaaattaacctaTCTATTTGGGAAGCCctcccagggctatcaagaaacctatCAAGAAACAAAACCccgtttgagaaaccctggtttaATGGTTTTGTTTGTATAGAACAGTTAGAAGTGCCTCCCCCTGTCAAAAAAGAAAGGACATAGGAAGGATGAGCCAGAATTTGTtttaagtaaaaggtaaaggtaaaggtatcccctgtgcaagcaccgagtcatgtctgacccttggggtgacgccctccagcgttttcatggcagactcaattcggggtggtttgccagtgccttccccagtcattaccgtttaccccccagcaagctgggtactcattttaccgacctcggaaggatggaaggctgagtcaaccttcagccggctgctgggatcgaactcccagcctcatgggcagagctttcagatggctgccttaccactctgcaccacaagaggctctttgttttaAGTGTTCTTTCCTAAAAGAAGTTAGCCCCCCACCCACTGTACCCTCCACTCCTTTGTAACCAGAAGAAACTAGAAAAAGGCCAGGGGAAAAGAGAATAGGGCAGGTCGATGGAAGTGATAAATAACTTAGAAAGATGGAAAGAAGAAAGTTGAGGGTATGAGAAAACAAGAAGGTGTAAGTAAATGGAGGCgatttgaaatgaatgggaaaatAAGGCTACTCTGTCTCACCTCACAAGGCCTATGGCTAAGGTCCAAAGTAACACCTGAATCATGCAAAATCCTTCATTTATATGTCAACTACAACTGGGAAGATCTTCCCATCTCCAATCTCCTTCTTATCCAGTTTGAGAAGATGGGATAGATGACTGAATTCTGTTTTTAGACTTTTGTATTGAATTTAATAGGTTTACAGTTTTATTGctatactagaaatatagcccattgcagattgaaatgcaatgggcgctagcagttaaccccccccccctccgtggagcagcctacctaaagcgtaggagggaggaagagcggagagccatttggaggcattctccctccctctcttagttTCGTCCTTCCAGCTGCCCTGGCCGGTCGTAGCgagctcctcaggctcttctccgagcttggctggctggctgatgggcaggagaaggaggcttcgggccagcggcagcagcaaaatcATCGCAGCAGGAAGAGGCGATGGGGCGTCAGGGGCGGGGCGGACATCTCCGGCGGCGCCGCTGATGGGGCGGCGAACTTAGCTACCGGCGCCGGCGCAGCAGAagcggctgtactgttgggctgacggccccaccggcttTGGGGCGGTCAGCgtctcggcggcgggctgcggggctcggcGGTCCAACTTCTTCTGCGTGGGcggcagctgatcctgcaggcgccGCTTCCGTGAGTCTCCAGCCCGAGCGCCATGTGCCCCACCACGCTTCCGGGACAGCAGCCGCTCCGTGTCAGAGAGGGGCAGGAAGGGCAGAAAGCGTcaggccgcgtcaggcagggagcccccgacagccgcgctctgcgcgactgccgggggctccctcaggcggcggcctgacgcggtgagaggcgcttcgccgcgtcaggcctggagcaactgcgagccacgctacgcgcggctcgcagttcctggggctgggaatcagagggaccaatcagagggaccgattgtctgtcatgaggaagggtccaatctggacccttcctcatcccggacacatcccgccccagaaccccttacggttttattttgtccgtggcgcccgcggcgcaacgggcggtttacagatatgttgCCTTGATGTGACTTTACTGTAAATGGTCTTGTGAAATagggcaaaaaataaaaataataaataaataataatactccCCATCATTATATGGAGTGAGAGCTTTCCCCTGAATATTGATTCCTTGTCCTCCAAATAAAGTGTGGctgagcctccccccctcccattgtaaTGTTGGTAACTAGGGTTTGTCCTCTGAAAAAAATGGTTGTTAGTGCTGTATAATCTGTCCTCTTCTTATCTGTGTCTGTTTTGTATTACTATTTGTATATCTCCATATACTGTTTAAGCAGAGCTCAGTATCAATCAATCAACTAAACAGGCTTGGACTACACAGGCAATTAGTAATTAGGAAATTAATCTACtctttctatttctttttatcttgttctcatttacccctTTTACAGGAACAACACAGCTGTTTCTGAAATCCCATGTGCCCAACTGCACATCACCCTATATTATATTGCACAAATTATTTTGACACAGCTCAAAATGTGCCTGTTAGAATCAATCCCTTGGTATGTACTCCATCTAGATGGCTATCAAAACAGATGCCAAAAACTAAACAGCAAAGCCCTGGCGAAGGACAGAAGAGGAGATTCTGATTAGTAAAAATGTCAGTTGTAGACTGCTGGTGATCTTCCTGAAGCGTCAGAGGGCTGGCCATAAAATACTTTCTTACAGAAACACACAGGTTGTTTCAGAAGAAATCGGCATGCTTTAATAGTTATAGTTATACATAGTTCAGGTCCCATGAGCCCTTCGCCAGTAATCTGgggatgattctggatgcctccctttcatgTTGAGCAAAGGTTTATTAATATGTCAGGCTGCATGTTACAAGGTCTAATCAGAAATAACACTAATTCATGAGTTTTACTGCATGAACTTTATTTGAAGTGTTGAGCCTACACAGGTTCTTGTTTTTGCTGCTAACTTTGCTGTgttttccagagatcagttcccctgaattaAATGGACACCCTGGAAAGTagagtctatggcattgcaccctacTGAGTGGGATTGCCAgttttggattgggaaatacctggagtctttggggatggagctgggagtgggcaggatttagagtggggagggacccctaaagcattcattttctccggGGATGGGGGCTGCTCTCTTAAGTCTGCAGATACACTGTAAAACCGGaagatcccctggtcccacctggagactgaggtccctctctgccccaggctccaccctcaatcCAGTTCGGGCAACCCAAACAGGAACCAGCCTGCTTAAGGAGCGCCTCGGCTCCTGCTTGTTTGTGGGCACGGCGGGGGAGCGGGTGACCCCGAAGGTCCTTAAACCGGGCTCTCAGCCTCCGAGCCGTCCGGACAGCTGCTCGGAAGTGGGGCGGGAGAGAAGACCCCAGGATCCTCCCCGGTTGGCAAGGCTGCTccagcggcagggagggcgagGGAGGCGGCCCCATTGGTTGCGCCCAGGGGGAGAGCGGGAAGGGAGGAGCTTTTCCCGGGAAGCCGGAGGAGGAGGCGCTTGAGCGGCCAGAAAAGCGCTGGCGGCGCGCTGGGGCGGCGCAGAGCAGCAGTGGGTTCCCTGGAGCGTCGGTGGCGCGGACTCTCCGgctcccttctttccctcccggCGCCGAGCGACCTCCAGCGGCTACGCTTGCCTCTCCCCGGGCAGCTGCGATGCGCCTCATCCAGAACATGGGGACCATCGCCGAATACCCCCAGGCTGGAAGCCCCACCACCAGCGGAGGAGGAGAGAGCGGCGGCCTGGGGGGCCCCGCCGGCCGCCCCCGACTCATCAAGATCGCCGTGCTGGGAGCCAGCGGTGTGGGCAAGACTGGTGAGTGCGGAAGCCAtgagcccgggggaggggggggggtctctgccaGGGCGTAGTCCTGCGTGGAGCCACTCTGCCCGGGGCCAGCCaggtgtggcgggggggggggtggagggtggggaggagagcggCTTTGCTTGGAAAGGGAGCAAGAGCTACCTGCTGCCGCCTGTACCAATGAGCCCCAAGACAGACAGCGGCTTCCTGAGCCTCAGGCATCCACCCCCATTCCTATGCAGGGTTGACGTTGGGGGCCACCCCTGAGCACCATTTGACATTAAGCTTGCTTGTGAGTGTCTCCATTAGCCAGTGGAAAGGGGACTATGTCTAGACACATGCTGCCAGGCTGGTCCCTTCCCTGGAAGAAagaagtattggggggggggctttcatttGATAGCCTGGAAGTTCAACCTGGCACGGCCAAGTGTAGCACCCTTCTGAGCTGTTGTGCTTCGGCTTGCAGCCTCCCGCCTGAGCTTTGTCTGTTTGGTGTTGCTGCCGGGCGGGACGTGGTGTTAGGAGATGACAGGCTCACCTGCGCTTGGGGCTGTGCGAACTGGCTTGATGAAACCTTTAGTGCCAAGCAGGACTCTGGATGTTAAATCTGACCCCCCTTTTCTGTCCCTTGCAGCTCTGGTGGTGAGATTTCTCACTAAGCGGTTCATCGGGGACTACGAGCGCAATGCAGGTAAGAGCTGGCCCGTAACTTTCATACTTCTGCCTTGTGGTGCGTTCTGACCAATGAGCTGCCTGCTCTTTTCGCTCTCTGAAAACTAAACCATACAATAGGACTGTGCTCTCAGGCCCTGGGACCTCAGTGCCTGCCAGGTTGTGGGCAGCGTTAGAGGAGCTATTCATTGTGCTCTCCAGAGAACAAAAAGGATACGTGTGGTGCCTTGCTTTAACCAGGGCGGCCTGGATGGGGGAAAGCTGTTATGGGGAGTTGGATCCCAGGCATTTTTGGGCTTTTAAAGTCATTCCCTCGTGTTCCATTCTGGCCTGGCTCTTCCTACCCCAGCCCCAGACCATACAATCAATTCTAGTTGAATGGGACTGGTTTTAAACCCCATAACCTAACTTCATTCCTGTTTTGATGTACGATCAGGGCTAACGGTGTAAACAAATCTGGATGTAAAGCCAAAGTGTTTTGTTATGCACTATGAAAGGCAAGCTTTCAAAATACGAATGTATGTACCCGAGGAAGAGAGATTTCTGGTTCTGTTCAGTGCAGAGGCCAATCCTACAAATATATGTGAATGTATTCTAAGTGTATTCGAAGTGAATGCAAATCTAAGTGTACTAGGAGAGGGCGTTCATCCGCGCGGATTAGTAGCTAATCAAAAATAACCTGGAATCAGTCacacagacttaaaaaaaaatctcttagaTAAAAATGCCATGGTTATCAAAAGCTTCCTGATTCTGAGCTGGACTGCTGGTCTATCTGGGGCCCActctgcacaccttggataattcAGGGTTTCTGCAGCTgggtttttctgtgcagaactggaaaatctgcttctaaagtgtatcatctaatgcaggggtagtcaaactgtggccctccagatgtccatggactgcaattcccaggagccccctgccagcattcgctggcaggggctcctgggaattgtagtccatggacatctggagggccacagtttgactacccctgatctaatgggtATGAAATGGGCCCCTGTCAGGGTTGTCTACTTCGAGTGGCATCAGCTATTCAAGGTCTCAGGTAGAGAGCTTTCACATCACCTCACCTACCAGCTGATCTTCttcagtggagatgccagggactgaacgtAGATGCTTTACTACTGAGCCATAGGTTTACCTTTAATGccaaccttccccctccccacaccccctgTCCCGCCTTTACTTCATGCAGCCAACaggtttctttatttttaatccaTGTCCAGTTTCAGAGAAATTGAGCAGACCTGTGTCAGTCAACTGACCTGGGAAAATGATGGGTGTATAAAAATGGTCCCCCCAGAAGTCCTTATGCTTCAGATAGGAACATGTTAGCATATCCCCTTCGGCATCTTAAAACCATCAGGCCAACTAGCAGGGAACTTTAAAGCAGAAGCCCTCATGGTGAAGAATATGGCCAAGAGTGGAGGATGTTCCAGCTGGACTGGGGCCActgagttggatccaaccagctttttcactcTGTAGCATCCTGTATTCCTCCTGGCTATAATAACCCCTGTCCATGCAGGTCCCCTGAGTTCCAGCacaatctttttctttttgtgtgtgctggTGGTCAAAGgagcttcccttcctccttttgtcTCTAGTGGAAAAGCTGAATGGATCCAACCCATTTATATGAATAGGAGAGTTCAACCCATGCTTACCTCTGGCATTGGAGTAATTGAACTCACAAGTACTCTAACTTTGGCTGGAGCATACCTTGATTTCCTGTAAAGAAAAGTCTCAGACTGGTTATAAACTCTTTTGCTCCTAAAATTACTACCAGCTTGCTTCTACAGTTAAAATTCACAAGTAAGCCCACATAACACACTCTGTCTTGGCCCTGTTATCTCTGTGTTGCTAATTTGGTCCTATATGTGGGAGGTTAATGCGTTTACACTTAACAGCTATTGTGCGTGTTGCAGCTGCTGATCTGTACATCTGATTTCAATTTAAAGTGATGAAATTTACTCCTGTTGCTAGGTAATCTGTACAGCAGGCAAATTGAAATTGACGGAGAGATGCTCGCAATACAAGTCCAAGATACGCCAGGCGTACAGGTGAGTTTGAACCTCCCACAATTTGAAATGCTGCTTTGTTTTTTGGCTACAGCAGCATGATTGCTTACGTGTTTATGGAGTACTAAATTCACTGGCCCTTGCGCCTATGTGGCTGGATACAATcagtttttccactggtgaaaatgaAAGGATCCCTTGACAGCACCGAAAGGGGTGTGCTGGGAATCATGAGACCTGTGCAGACAACTTGTGCAGacaacatgcacacaaaagctcacaccttgaataaaacttggttgttcttaaaggtgcctttggactcccattttgttctgttacttcagaccaacacagctacccacctaaatcCATGTGAAATAGGGGCTGTAAAAAGGAGAACTGGGGGAAGTGAATTAAAAAGTTGGCTGGATCAAACCCAAAGTTTGTGCGCTTGGACTGCAGCTTGAATCCGCCGAGCTGAACCCTCTCCTGTTGCCCATTTCGGTGCTAAGAGCAGGAGAGGTAGTCCCTTGTGTTATAAACAGTCAGACCTTGATATATGCTCTGTATATAGTCCCCTggcagcaaaagaaaacaatccACTCTTTCAATGAAAGTTTTGTCCACTTCAAGACACAGAAGGCTTGTTTGGGAGGGCTGGTTTTCTTATACAGAGATCGACTTGCTAATGTGTTCAGAACAGTTCCTTGGCAGATGCAAGAACACTTGGTTTTTATTGTGCTAGCAAAGTGTGTTGGAAATCTAGAGGGGCATTTTATTGCTGCAGCATAATAAACTTTGGTTTCATAAAGACACAATAGAAACTTTAAAAAGTCACAGAACTGGCAGCCgaatttgttaaaatttgttaGGAGTTAATCTTCTGTTACGGAAAGTCTGAATGTATAGCCATGAATAAGGTCAATTTTTGCCTTTCTGAACTGGGCAGCTCTCCAACTCTAAATGTTTCCAGCTCATATTGttgctctccccctgccctccccagactagCTGTCTAGCCAGTTAATTTCCCATTTTGTGGCATCACAAAGTCCCGTCCCTCCCAATACAGTACTTCTCAGGTCAGTTTTCCACTTGAACATGGCAAATTTCAAAGCAGTGTaggtttcccccctcctgcagctggATCAACAAACTTTATGAAAGGACGTGAATGAAGGTTTTAGGGATGCTATGTCCCTTGCCCTCCCATAAGTGCAGTAAAGGTTGCAAGCTATTTGCTTTGTGTTCTTCCTCTGCAACCACATAACTTTCCTGCAATCCCCTTTTTCAGATCCACGGACACACTCTGGACTGCAATGAACAGCTAAACAGATGCATTCGGTGGGCAGATGCTGTGGTGATAGTCTTTTCGATCACAGATTACAAGAGTTACGAACTGCTCAGTCACTTCCACCAGCACATAAGGCAGCTACACCCCGGGAACAAAGTGCCTGTGTTGGTCATTGCCAACAAAGCTGACCTCCTCCATATTAAAGAGGTAGAACCTCAACATGGACTCCAGCTGGCCAGCATGTTGGGCTGTACTTTCCACGAAGTGTCTGTCAGCGAGAACTACAAGGAGGTCTTCAACGCTTTCCATAGCTTGTGTAAAGATGTCTGCAAGCGGCCATCTCTCAGCACGCCTGAGAAGAGAAGAACCTCTCTCATCCCaagaccaaagtcacccaacatgCAGGACCTGAAGAGAAGGTTTAAGCAGGCCTTATCAGCTAAAGTGAGGACTGTCACTTCTGTCTGAAAGATCAGACCAAACGGGTgggggttcccccctcccaatgcaaACTCCTCCTCTCTGGGAAGGTTAAGTCTATGGCACTATGGTGTCCTGCAAAGGAGAGTGTCCAGACGTTGTTTGAACAGCTGTGAACATAAAAGTGTTTCGCAGTGGAGGGACAACACTCTGAAGCCCAAGTAAGCACCTGAAGAGGTGGCAGAGCATGGGTTTTCACATTGAAAAATAGAACTTTTTGACTGGACGTTTTTGTGCTCTGTGGTGGAATCTGGATTATTCTGATCGATGTGTTGTCTGATCACTTGAAACTGTGGCGGGTGGAGCAGAGAAGAAGTTCTCTGACTGCCATCTCATTAAATggaaaacaagtttttttttacttccatgTGTTATTTCTATGATATTGGAGGAAGGTTGACCCCCCCAGTGCTCACCAGAGCCTTAAGTTGCTTTTCCAACTTGAAGTTCAGCACAAACGCCATGCTGTTTTCTGCCAAATGAAACGTCCGTGTAAAACAAAATGGCCATCGTTGACTTTGTGGTTGCAGATGTTTTGTACTACAGATGCTGTTTAGAGTGTGATTATCTAAGATAATATTGTCTTGATCCCTCTTTAGAGAGTGGTC from the Paroedura picta isolate Pp20150507F chromosome 10, Ppicta_v3.0, whole genome shotgun sequence genome contains:
- the RASL11B gene encoding ras-like protein family member 11B, with protein sequence MRLIQNMGTIAEYPQAGSPTTSGGGESGGLGGPAGRPRLIKIAVLGASGVGKTALVVRFLTKRFIGDYERNAGNLYSRQIEIDGEMLAIQVQDTPGVQIHGHTLDCNEQLNRCIRWADAVVIVFSITDYKSYELLSHFHQHIRQLHPGNKVPVLVIANKADLLHIKEVEPQHGLQLASMLGCTFHEVSVSENYKEVFNAFHSLCKDVCKRPSLSTPEKRRTSLIPRPKSPNMQDLKRRFKQALSAKVRTVTSV